A DNA window from Paenibacillus andongensis contains the following coding sequences:
- a CDS encoding metal ABC transporter ATP-binding protein — protein MENNSTNFCHRSIVSIDDLSFSYDNKKVIDKLHFDVLERDFVGVIGSNGAGKTTLLKMLVGLLTPTVGEIRLFDRPLSQFKDWERIGYVPQKNAFNPLFPATVREIVLSGMYSKKRIYRRLTKADLQKAEDAMLAMRIEDLADRRIGQLSGGQQQRAFLARAIVNNPELLILDEPTVGIDAETQVGFFRMIRHMHQHHHMTFIMVSHDMDMMQSYLGTEPQKVSGGIKFYVKHTHDPEDCRETNLTHSIGQIREMIGVQ, from the coding sequence ATGGAGAATAACAGTACAAACTTTTGCCATCGGAGCATAGTATCTATTGATGACCTTTCATTCTCTTATGATAATAAGAAAGTGATAGATAAGCTTCATTTCGATGTTCTTGAACGTGACTTTGTGGGTGTCATTGGTTCCAATGGCGCTGGTAAAACCACATTGCTTAAAATGCTTGTCGGTTTGTTAACGCCAACTGTAGGGGAGATCAGGTTGTTTGATCGCCCGCTGAGCCAATTTAAGGATTGGGAACGTATCGGTTATGTTCCTCAAAAAAATGCGTTCAACCCTCTATTCCCAGCTACAGTCAGGGAAATTGTTTTATCCGGTATGTACAGCAAGAAGCGGATCTATCGCCGGTTGACCAAGGCCGACCTTCAAAAGGCTGAAGACGCGATGCTCGCAATGCGCATCGAGGATTTGGCCGACCGACGCATCGGTCAACTGTCTGGCGGACAGCAGCAGCGTGCTTTCCTCGCACGCGCGATCGTAAACAACCCTGAACTGCTCATTCTCGATGAGCCGACGGTTGGCATTGATGCTGAAACGCAGGTCGGATTTTTCCGGATGATCCGCCATATGCACCAGCATCATCATATGACCTTCATCATGGTGTCCCATGATATGGACATGATGCAGTCTTATCTAGGGACAGAGCCGCAGAAGGTTAGCGGCGGCATTAAATTTTATGTTAAGCATACCCATGATCCGGAGGATTGCCGTGAGACGAATTTAACACACTCGATCGGCCAGATACGTGAGATGATCGGAGTTCAATAA
- a CDS encoding metal ABC transporter substrate-binding protein yields the protein MLRNKKVLYIVLLAILTVIMAGCGSTASSKAKIVQGKVNVVTSFYPLYEFTRNIGGEYVNAINLVPAGVEPHDWSPKSRDIKNMTQAQVFVYQGAGFEGWVQDFLGSLSADSTLKVVEASKGAELIKTTENKEEYDPHAWLSPLNAVKMANNIKIALIEADPAHKDVFEQNYAKYAAKLTDLDGRYKKEIARTSKKEIAVSHHAFAYLCRDYGLTQMSIMGLSPDAEPTAQDLKKMNEFLKDHDLKYIFFEELVSDKLAKTLAKDAHVDTMVLNPLEGLTDEQMKAGKDYISIMDENLKNLVIALQ from the coding sequence ATGTTAAGAAATAAGAAAGTTCTTTACATAGTCTTGTTGGCTATTTTAACTGTTATCATGGCGGGTTGTGGAAGTACTGCAAGTTCGAAAGCTAAGATAGTTCAAGGCAAAGTCAATGTAGTGACCAGTTTTTATCCCTTATATGAATTTACCCGCAACATTGGCGGAGAGTATGTGAATGCGATCAATTTGGTCCCTGCTGGCGTAGAACCGCATGATTGGTCGCCAAAGAGCAGAGACATCAAAAATATGACCCAAGCTCAGGTTTTTGTGTATCAAGGAGCAGGATTTGAGGGTTGGGTACAGGACTTCCTCGGTAGTTTGTCAGCAGACTCTACTTTAAAGGTAGTTGAGGCCAGTAAAGGGGCAGAGCTAATAAAAACGACAGAAAATAAAGAAGAATATGACCCTCATGCTTGGTTAAGCCCGTTAAACGCTGTGAAAATGGCTAATAATATTAAAATAGCACTGATTGAAGCGGATCCTGCTCATAAGGATGTTTTTGAGCAAAATTATGCGAAATATGCAGCTAAATTGACCGATTTGGATGGGCGATACAAAAAAGAAATTGCTCGTACATCGAAGAAAGAGATTGCGGTTTCCCATCATGCTTTTGCGTATTTATGTCGGGATTATGGTTTGACACAAATGTCCATAATGGGACTATCGCCGGATGCTGAGCCGACTGCTCAGGATTTGAAAAAAATGAATGAGTTTTTGAAAGATCATGACTTGAAATATATCTTTTTTGAAGAACTGGTATCCGATAAATTAGCTAAAACGTTAGCGAAAGATGCTCATGTGGACACAATGGTACTTAACCCGCTTGAGGGATTAACGGATGAACAGATGAAGGCGGGCAAAGATTATATCTCCATCATGGATGAAAATTTGAAAAACCTAGTAATTGCCTTACAATAA
- the metG gene encoding methionine--tRNA ligase produces the protein MSTKSKTFYITTPIYYPSDKLHIGHAYSTVAGDAMARYKRLRGFDVRYLTGTDEHGQKIERKAQEKGTTPQQFVDHIVSGIKELWAKLDISYDDFIRTTEDRHKDAVGKIFQRLLDQGDIYLGEYEGWYCIPDESFFPESKLVDGKCPDCGRPVEKMKEQTYFFRMSKYADRLVQYYEDNPDFIHPESRKNEMLNNFIKPGLEDLAVSRTTFDWGIKVPGDPKHVIYVWIDALSNYITALGYGSEDESNFKTYWPADVHLMSKEIVRFHTIYWPIMLMALDLPLPKKVFAHGWLLMKDGKMSKSKGNVVDPVTLIDRYGLDALRYYLMREVPFGADGTFTPESFVERVNHDLANDLGNLLNRTIVMIDKYFAGKIPAYVAGATEFDESLLETVHSTVAKYEEAMEKMEFSIALSAVWQLISRTNKYIDETQPWSMVKDEAKRETLGSVMYVLAESQRISSVLLRPFLTKTPQLIWQQLGLAAEDLPRLTAWESVQTFGHLPAGTKVQKGEPMFPRLDVEAEVAYIVEAMGGGAATSADESTIAAAPAAAANTVPAPEAKEEIAIDDFAKVELRVAQVISAEPVKGADKLLKLQLDLGYEQRQVVSGIAKFYSPEELAGRKVICVTNLKPVKLRGELSQGMILAASHGEQLTLATVPDSMPNGAIVK, from the coding sequence ATGTCAACGAAATCGAAAACATTTTACATTACAACACCGATTTATTACCCGAGTGATAAGTTGCACATTGGTCACGCTTATTCTACGGTAGCTGGTGACGCTATGGCACGCTACAAGCGACTACGCGGCTTCGATGTCAGGTATTTAACCGGTACGGATGAACATGGTCAGAAGATCGAGCGCAAGGCTCAGGAGAAAGGGACGACGCCTCAGCAATTTGTTGATCATATTGTTTCGGGGATCAAAGAACTTTGGGCGAAGCTGGATATTTCATATGATGATTTTATTCGAACAACCGAAGATCGTCATAAAGATGCCGTTGGTAAGATTTTTCAAAGATTACTGGATCAAGGGGATATTTATTTAGGGGAGTATGAGGGCTGGTACTGTATTCCTGATGAATCTTTTTTTCCGGAGAGCAAGCTGGTAGATGGGAAATGTCCAGATTGTGGGCGACCTGTGGAGAAAATGAAAGAGCAGACTTATTTCTTCCGGATGAGTAAGTATGCCGATCGCTTAGTGCAGTATTATGAGGATAATCCAGATTTCATTCACCCAGAATCTCGTAAAAATGAAATGCTGAATAACTTTATTAAACCAGGTCTTGAGGATTTGGCTGTGTCCAGAACGACATTTGACTGGGGAATTAAAGTTCCAGGGGATCCGAAGCATGTCATTTATGTCTGGATCGATGCGCTTTCCAACTACATTACTGCACTTGGCTATGGTTCTGAAGATGAAAGTAACTTCAAGACATATTGGCCTGCGGATGTACACTTAATGAGTAAGGAGATTGTTCGATTCCACACGATTTATTGGCCTATTATGTTAATGGCTCTTGACTTGCCTTTGCCGAAGAAGGTATTTGCGCACGGCTGGCTGCTCATGAAGGACGGCAAAATGTCGAAGTCCAAAGGGAATGTTGTCGATCCGGTTACGTTGATCGACCGTTATGGGTTAGATGCGCTGCGTTACTATCTCATGCGCGAAGTGCCTTTTGGGGCGGATGGAACATTTACGCCGGAAAGTTTTGTTGAGCGAGTCAATCATGACCTCGCTAATGATCTCGGGAATCTATTGAACCGTACGATCGTGATGATCGATAAGTACTTTGCAGGCAAGATTCCCGCTTATGTTGCGGGGGCTACCGAATTTGACGAAAGTCTATTGGAGACTGTTCATTCTACGGTAGCGAAGTATGAGGAAGCAATGGAAAAGATGGAATTTTCCATTGCGCTTTCAGCCGTGTGGCAGCTTATTAGCCGCACGAATAAATATATCGACGAGACGCAGCCGTGGTCGATGGTGAAGGATGAAGCCAAGCGTGAAACACTTGGCTCTGTGATGTATGTGCTGGCTGAGTCCCAGCGCATTTCATCTGTGCTCCTGCGTCCGTTTTTGACCAAGACGCCGCAATTGATTTGGCAGCAGCTAGGCTTAGCTGCCGAAGACCTGCCACGTTTGACAGCGTGGGAGAGCGTGCAGACCTTCGGGCATCTCCCTGCCGGTACAAAGGTGCAGAAGGGGGAGCCAATGTTTCCTCGGCTGGACGTGGAGGCAGAAGTCGCCTACATCGTCGAGGCTATGGGAGGTGGCGCTGCAACTAGCGCCGACGAATCAACAATAGCGGCAGCTCCTGCGGCTGCTGCCAACACAGTGCCCGCGCCAGAGGCAAAGGAGGAAATCGCGATTGACGATTTCGCCAAGGTGGAGTTGCGCGTAGCACAGGTCATATCGGCTGAGCCTGTGAAAGGCGCCGATAAGCTTCTCAAGCTGCAGCTCGACCTCGGATACGAGCAGCGCCAGGTTGTATCGGGCATCGCGAAGTTTTACTCGCCCGAAGAGCTTGCAGGACGCAAAGTGATTTGCGTCACGAATTTAAAGCCCGTCAAGCTGCGCGGCGAGCTGTCACAAGGTATGATTCTCGCCGCTTCACATGGCGAACAGCTGACTCTTGCTACAGTCCCTGATTCGATGCCAAATGGAGCAATTGTGAAATAA
- the yidD gene encoding membrane protein insertion efficiency factor YidD, producing the protein MLKNDGVGREARLKKTLQVPIHFYRKFISPLKPPTCRFYPSCSQYALEAIEVHGALKGTWLSVKRICKCHPFHPGGIDHVPARAEKLSHNDQSA; encoded by the coding sequence ATGTTGAAAAACGATGGAGTAGGGAGAGAGGCCCGGTTGAAAAAAACTTTACAAGTACCTATTCATTTCTATCGGAAGTTTATTTCTCCATTGAAGCCGCCTACTTGCCGATTCTATCCCTCTTGTTCGCAATATGCGTTAGAAGCAATTGAAGTCCACGGTGCGTTGAAGGGAACCTGGTTGTCGGTGAAACGGATTTGTAAATGCCATCCTTTTCATCCGGGGGGGATTGATCATGTGCCGGCACGAGCGGAAAAATTATCTCATAATGATCAGTCTGCTTGA
- a CDS encoding transposase: protein MELQFTDVQSHMFQTEEECENFLMKMRWSNGFCCPRCDNNEAFKIRTRRLLECKECRMQVSITAGTIMHKSKLSLLQWFRAIQLLLQEGKEYTESSLSHILEINYRSAKLLLQKIQYANLVKENRINLLQKLRESASETSIYNDKEFNEEMTQTNLSQNSPNEWNLRSYLESKINRLNSKLMILSILPKEYQRYLHIKNRSRVTFNNWIRTFLSVYLYPTFLKCYQLSA, encoded by the coding sequence ATGGAACTGCAATTTACTGATGTGCAATCTCATATGTTTCAAACGGAAGAGGAATGTGAGAATTTCTTAATGAAGATGCGCTGGTCTAATGGGTTTTGTTGTCCTCGCTGTGATAATAATGAAGCTTTTAAAATACGTACACGTAGATTACTAGAGTGCAAGGAATGTAGAATGCAAGTCTCAATAACTGCTGGGACGATTATGCATAAATCCAAGCTCTCATTACTCCAATGGTTCCGTGCCATTCAACTGCTATTACAAGAAGGCAAAGAGTATACTGAGAGTTCTTTATCTCATATCCTAGAAATTAATTATAGAAGTGCTAAATTGTTGCTGCAGAAAATTCAGTATGCAAATTTGGTTAAGGAAAATAGAATTAATTTGCTTCAAAAATTAAGAGAATCAGCCTCTGAAACTTCAATTTATAATGATAAGGAATTTAATGAAGAGATGACTCAAACCAATTTAAGCCAAAACTCCCCTAATGAGTGGAATCTGCGTTCTTATCTAGAATCCAAAATAAATAGACTTAATTCCAAACTTATGATACTGAGTATTTTGCCTAAGGAATACCAAAGATATTTGCATATTAAGAATCGATCGAGGGTAACGTTTAATAATTGGATCAGGACGTTCTTATCGGTCTATTTATATCCTACTTTTCTTAAGTGTTATCAACTCTCTGCGTAA
- a CDS encoding beta-galactosidase encodes MINKKLPKIWYGGDYNPEQWDKEIMNEDIRMFNLSGIDVVTLNVFSWALSQPNEDAYNFAWLDEIIDRLFENGTYICLATSTGAHPAWMARKYPDVLRVDFEGRKRKFGGRHNSCPNSPTYRKYSERIAEKLAERYKDHPAVLIWHVSNEYGGYCYCDHCADSFRNWLQERYTTLETLNKAWNTGFWGHTFYEWEEIVPPNALSEEWGVDNTNFQGISLDYRRFMSDSLLECYKLEYNAIKKHTPDIPITTNLMGLYKPLDYFKWAKHLDVVSWDNYPSLNTPISLTAMTHDLMRGLKQGQPFMLMEQTPSQQNWQPYNSLKRPGVMKLWSYQAVARGADTVLFFQLRRSVGACEKYHGAVIEHVGHEHTRVFRECAELGSELQKLSDKLLDTRINARVAIVFDWENRWAIELSSGPTVALKYVDEVHKYYDALFQQNIQVDLIGTDTDLSNYDIVIAPVLYMVKKGYAKRVEDFVRSGGTFLTTFFSGIVNENDIVSLGGYPGELREVLGIWAEEIDALFPDQSNQIVINEPWGALSGEYQCGLLCDLIHSEGAEIKAVYGSDFYKGMPALTVNKFGVGQAWYVASSPEPSFLQGFLANLCKEKGIIAPITPVPGVEISQRTNESETYLFILNHNDQPVNVDLGTLKGMDILESQPVTNTVTLSAKGVLILSIS; translated from the coding sequence TTGATTAACAAGAAACTTCCTAAAATTTGGTATGGTGGAGATTACAACCCAGAACAATGGGACAAAGAGATCATGAATGAAGATATACGGATGTTCAATCTTTCAGGGATTGATGTTGTGACCTTAAATGTTTTTTCTTGGGCGCTTTCACAGCCGAATGAAGATGCTTACAACTTTGCATGGCTGGATGAAATTATCGACCGACTGTTTGAAAACGGAACCTACATATGCCTTGCAACAAGTACAGGGGCTCATCCTGCATGGATGGCACGTAAATATCCAGATGTATTACGAGTTGATTTCGAGGGGCGTAAACGTAAATTTGGAGGACGACATAATTCTTGTCCAAACAGCCCTACCTATCGGAAATATTCGGAACGAATTGCAGAAAAGCTTGCAGAACGCTACAAGGATCACCCTGCAGTACTAATCTGGCATGTCTCTAATGAATACGGTGGCTATTGTTACTGCGACCATTGCGCGGACAGTTTCCGAAATTGGCTCCAAGAGCGCTATACAACACTCGAAACTTTGAATAAAGCGTGGAATACGGGTTTTTGGGGTCATACTTTCTATGAATGGGAAGAGATTGTTCCGCCAAATGCCCTTTCCGAAGAATGGGGCGTGGATAATACCAACTTCCAAGGAATTTCTCTCGATTACCGCCGTTTTATGTCTGATAGCTTGTTAGAGTGTTACAAACTTGAATATAACGCCATCAAAAAACATACACCTGACATACCCATTACAACAAATTTAATGGGACTATATAAACCATTGGACTATTTCAAATGGGCAAAGCATCTTGATGTCGTCTCTTGGGATAATTATCCATCCCTAAATACACCTATTAGTTTGACAGCTATGACACATGACCTTATGCGCGGCTTGAAACAAGGACAGCCATTCATGCTTATGGAACAAACCCCGAGCCAACAAAACTGGCAGCCCTACAATTCACTCAAACGACCAGGAGTTATGAAGCTTTGGAGTTATCAGGCTGTGGCTCGTGGAGCGGATACCGTGTTGTTTTTCCAACTCCGCCGATCAGTAGGTGCATGCGAGAAATATCATGGAGCCGTCATCGAGCACGTTGGACATGAACATACTCGTGTTTTCCGCGAATGCGCGGAGCTAGGATCTGAATTGCAAAAACTCTCAGACAAGCTGTTAGATACTAGAATCAATGCTCGGGTTGCCATCGTTTTCGACTGGGAGAATCGCTGGGCGATTGAGTTGTCCAGTGGACCGACCGTTGCACTCAAATATGTAGATGAAGTCCACAAATACTATGACGCTCTATTTCAGCAAAATATTCAAGTAGATCTAATTGGTACAGACACAGATCTATCAAACTATGACATCGTTATCGCACCTGTGCTTTACATGGTGAAAAAAGGCTATGCAAAGCGAGTGGAGGACTTCGTCCGTTCAGGAGGAACCTTCCTGACGACATTCTTTAGCGGAATAGTCAATGAGAACGATATCGTCTCACTTGGCGGTTACCCTGGGGAATTACGCGAGGTGCTCGGCATTTGGGCAGAAGAAATCGATGCGCTTTTCCCTGACCAAAGCAACCAAATCGTGATAAATGAACCGTGGGGAGCGCTCAGCGGCGAGTACCAATGTGGACTTCTATGTGACCTAATCCATTCAGAAGGAGCCGAAATAAAAGCGGTCTATGGCAGCGATTTCTATAAAGGAATGCCAGCACTCACCGTAAATAAATTCGGGGTAGGTCAAGCTTGGTATGTAGCCTCTAGTCCTGAACCATCCTTTTTGCAGGGGTTCCTAGCTAATTTGTGTAAAGAAAAAGGGATAATAGCACCTATTACCCCAGTTCCTGGTGTTGAAATTTCACAAAGAACCAATGAGAGTGAAACATATCTGTTTATCCTGAATCACAATGATCAACCCGTTAATGTAGATTTAGGTACCTTAAAGGGAATGGATATATTAGAAAGTCAACCAGTCACCAATACCGTTACTCTTTCAGCAAAAGGCGTTCTTATTCTATCAATAAGTTGA
- a CDS encoding AraC family transcriptional regulator, which yields MPSTAQPYPLFIESIGHHEDQEKLIRPEGFPSYHWLQTFAGEGEFTMEGKKFRLTKGSGVLLLPGIPHSYWALTEQWCTQYVTFGGTCADAILRSFDLMESAIFRWDEEGPLHVEIGRILANMDAVDEYSGYEASADLYHFLIQLKKHGQINNRASIRNQMVQLQPLLIWLDSHYHNPDIGLEVMAGILQITPRHMNTLFQHAFGLSPYSYLIMMRLRKSKEMLLKQQHQTVKDVAEQVGFRDTSHFVASFRKHVGLTPERFRQMN from the coding sequence ATGCCCTCAACTGCGCAACCGTACCCATTATTTATAGAAAGTATTGGTCACCATGAGGATCAAGAAAAGTTAATTAGACCTGAGGGGTTCCCTAGTTATCATTGGCTGCAAACTTTTGCTGGTGAAGGGGAATTCACTATGGAAGGAAAAAAATTCCGCCTAACCAAAGGTTCAGGGGTTTTATTGCTTCCAGGTATACCTCATTCTTATTGGGCACTAACTGAACAATGGTGTACGCAATATGTCACTTTCGGAGGGACTTGTGCAGATGCCATTCTTCGTTCCTTTGATTTGATGGAGTCTGCTATTTTTCGTTGGGATGAGGAAGGCCCGCTGCATGTGGAAATAGGACGAATTTTGGCCAATATGGATGCTGTAGACGAATATTCGGGGTATGAAGCCTCTGCGGATTTATATCACTTTCTAATTCAGCTAAAAAAGCATGGACAAATCAATAACCGCGCCTCTATTCGCAATCAAATGGTTCAGCTGCAACCGTTATTGATTTGGCTTGATAGTCACTACCATAACCCTGATATCGGACTTGAAGTAATGGCTGGGATCCTACAGATTACACCTAGACACATGAATACACTGTTTCAACATGCCTTTGGGCTGTCTCCTTATTCCTATTTAATTATGATGCGGCTTCGGAAATCTAAAGAGATGCTATTGAAGCAGCAGCATCAGACTGTCAAGGATGTGGCTGAGCAGGTAGGTTTCCGAGATACAAGCCACTTTGTCGCGAGTTTTCGCAAGCACGTCGGACTAACACCCGAGCGGTTTAGGCAAATGAATTAG
- a CDS encoding DsbA family oxidoreductase: protein MIIEIFQDIVCPWCRIGKKNLTDALTNFTAEPVEIHYRAYQLDPSTPPEGSPFRDVMLQKVRADEAKLNGMLQQVTQAGQASGLHFDFSKVEKMPNTLKAHQLIAIAPEDHKKDLVDDLFKAYFEDGKDIGNVDILLDFAEKLGMNREQTSARLNAKEGLEQVEDDLDFARQAGVSGVPFFVINRKYALTGAQPSATFLQALQQISEEQTEEEA from the coding sequence ATGATTATTGAAATATTTCAAGATATCGTTTGTCCATGGTGCCGTATCGGCAAAAAGAATTTGACTGATGCGTTAACCAATTTTACAGCGGAGCCTGTTGAAATCCACTATCGTGCTTATCAACTTGACCCTTCAACACCTCCAGAGGGATCACCCTTCCGTGATGTTATGCTCCAAAAGGTTCGTGCGGATGAAGCTAAGCTGAATGGCATGCTGCAGCAGGTTACTCAAGCTGGTCAAGCGTCAGGTTTACATTTCGATTTCTCAAAAGTTGAGAAGATGCCTAACACGTTAAAGGCACATCAACTCATCGCTATCGCACCGGAAGATCACAAAAAAGATCTTGTTGACGATTTGTTTAAAGCTTATTTTGAAGATGGAAAAGATATTGGAAATGTGGATATTTTGCTTGATTTCGCTGAGAAACTCGGCATGAATCGGGAACAAACCTCTGCTCGCTTAAATGCAAAGGAAGGGTTAGAGCAGGTCGAGGATGATCTTGATTTTGCCAGACAAGCTGGGGTTTCGGGAGTTCCCTTTTTCGTTATCAATCGTAAATATGCACTTACTGGTGCTCAGCCTTCGGCTACCTTCCTGCAAGCCCTGCAGCAAATCAGTGAGGAGCAAACGGAAGAAGAGGCTTAA
- a CDS encoding MFS transporter gives MQHVATATDMTQEKVIDAKKAVPWIIFLIFFAVLNETVFNVSTPAIAKQYAITPTGVSWVLTTFIIFFGIGSVIYGRLSDIFSLKKLIVAGIVIYSAGSALGFLLQAWYPAVIFARAVQGAGASAIPALIMVVVARYFSPSDRGKIFGILTSTVSFAIAVGPVVGGFVSSTLHWTYLFIIPLFTLISIPFFRQILPEEKRKEGSVDILGAALVAFSVAGITVYLSFPHWYYLAASVVLFIWFVAHIRRAKEPFIEPALFRNKLLRGGLIVGFLIFCTVMGIMFVIPLMLATVNDLSTSTIGLILFPGAICAVVFGTIGGNLADKKGNNFVVYIGMGLLFVSLAAIALTVGHSPWFISAALLPTYVGFSFIQTALANRVSLTLEVHETGVGMGLFNLISFISGAVGTALVAKLLDGGMMEFYKNPVLSTIKAVPYSNLLLIFAVVVIISALFYKQIFGKKLQTT, from the coding sequence ATGCAGCATGTTGCTACAGCAACAGACATGACACAAGAAAAGGTTATAGATGCCAAGAAGGCTGTGCCATGGATTATTTTTCTTATTTTTTTCGCGGTGTTGAACGAGACCGTTTTTAACGTATCCACGCCAGCGATCGCCAAGCAATACGCGATTACCCCGACAGGTGTGAGTTGGGTACTCACCACATTTATTATCTTTTTTGGGATAGGCTCTGTTATTTATGGCCGCTTATCCGATATTTTCAGCTTGAAAAAGCTAATTGTTGCAGGAATCGTCATCTATAGTGCAGGTTCCGCTCTGGGCTTTCTTCTTCAGGCTTGGTATCCAGCCGTCATTTTTGCCCGCGCGGTTCAAGGTGCAGGCGCATCAGCTATTCCGGCATTAATCATGGTTGTAGTTGCTCGATACTTTTCTCCCTCGGATCGAGGGAAAATATTCGGGATTTTAACTTCAACCGTATCATTTGCTATTGCTGTAGGCCCCGTTGTCGGCGGATTTGTCTCATCGACCTTGCATTGGACCTATTTATTTATCATTCCACTATTTACACTGATTTCAATTCCTTTCTTCAGACAGATCTTACCTGAGGAGAAGCGAAAAGAAGGTAGTGTTGATATTCTTGGCGCAGCCCTCGTTGCCTTTTCCGTAGCAGGTATCACGGTATATTTATCATTCCCTCATTGGTACTATTTGGCCGCGAGCGTAGTCTTATTCATTTGGTTCGTTGCCCATATTAGACGAGCTAAAGAGCCTTTCATCGAGCCTGCCTTGTTCCGTAACAAGCTGCTTCGTGGCGGTTTGATCGTTGGTTTTCTCATCTTCTGTACAGTGATGGGGATTATGTTTGTTATTCCTTTGATGCTGGCGACAGTCAATGACTTGAGTACGAGTACGATCGGTCTCATTCTGTTCCCTGGTGCGATTTGCGCTGTTGTGTTCGGAACAATAGGCGGTAATTTGGCAGATAAGAAAGGAAATAATTTCGTAGTCTACATTGGAATGGGGCTTCTGTTTGTAAGTCTCGCGGCCATTGCCCTTACGGTAGGTCATTCCCCTTGGTTCATTTCAGCAGCATTGCTTCCGACCTATGTTGGTTTTTCCTTTATTCAGACTGCTTTAGCTAACCGTGTTTCATTGACGTTAGAGGTGCATGAGACAGGTGTAGGGATGGGATTATTTAATCTCATTTCGTTTATCTCAGGCGCCGTAGGAACGGCACTTGTTGCCAAACTGTTAGATGGCGGCATGATGGAGTTTTACAAAAATCCCGTTTTGAGTACAATAAAAGCTGTGCCTTACAGCAATCTTCTCCTAATTTTTGCGGTTGTAGTGATTATTAGTGCATTATTTTACAAGCAAATATTTGGGAAAAAGCTGCAGACAACTTAA